Proteins encoded within one genomic window of Nordella sp. HKS 07:
- a CDS encoding DUF1127 domain-containing protein has product MRDYILNQAEAAGKTFTFPTLNRVIANWRKRRQLRQLEQLDDHVLMDIGLTRDELIRVQRVPLALDPVSELLNVRPVKRGLRHK; this is encoded by the coding sequence ATGCGCGATTATATCCTGAACCAGGCCGAAGCTGCTGGGAAGACATTCACGTTTCCCACCCTGAACCGGGTCATCGCCAACTGGCGCAAGCGCCGGCAACTGCGCCAGCTCGAGCAGCTCGACGACCATGTCCTGATGGATATCGGTCTCACCCGCGATGAGCTGATCCGCGTGCAGCGCGTGCCGCTGGCGCTCGATCCGGTGAGTGAGCTGCTGAATGTCAGGCCGGTGAAGCGCGGCCTGCGCCACAAATAG
- a CDS encoding PLP-dependent aminotransferase family protein, translated as MTSWTPALAPDKPRYIAIADAIAADLTFGKLKAGDRLPPQRELAWRLGVTIGTITRAYQEAAKRGLLSGEVGRGSYLRDPRPNYAAAQSIANGAETGILDMQMSAPPRAIGAPDLEAGLSAITRNPGWPELLDYPPAQGLARHREAGAQWLARCGIDMAPDQVVLSAGAQAALVTCLSATTTPGERILIEPLTYPTMQPLCRQFGLQTRPLQNDAEGITPESLEHFAKRGEARIVYLVPTLQNPTTATLSLERRQAIADIIRRYDLTLIEDDVFRLLSDDPPPPIQTFAPERTYFITSLSKTTAPGLRMAFMAPPPGATEALNRQQMIIGGRPNGLSAELASRWIENGVAERALAGIREELQIRRDIALEHLRGLKVECRPGAMFAWITLPNYWRPGDFVAAALASGIKVTPGTVFVTDPSVQQNAIRACFGPAPAREMVRDAFEKLRGLIDKCPVDDCHTMA; from the coding sequence ATGACAAGTTGGACTCCCGCCCTTGCTCCTGACAAACCACGGTATATCGCCATCGCCGATGCTATCGCCGCGGATCTGACGTTCGGAAAACTCAAGGCGGGAGACCGGCTGCCACCGCAGCGCGAGCTCGCCTGGCGGCTCGGCGTCACCATCGGGACCATCACCCGCGCCTATCAGGAAGCCGCCAAGCGCGGGCTTCTGTCAGGAGAAGTCGGGCGCGGCAGCTATCTGCGCGACCCGCGCCCGAACTATGCCGCGGCGCAAAGCATCGCGAACGGTGCCGAGACCGGCATTCTCGACATGCAGATGTCCGCCCCGCCGCGGGCAATCGGCGCGCCCGACCTGGAAGCGGGCCTGTCCGCCATCACCCGCAATCCGGGCTGGCCGGAGTTGCTCGATTACCCGCCGGCGCAGGGCCTTGCCCGCCATCGCGAGGCGGGCGCGCAATGGCTGGCGCGCTGCGGCATCGACATGGCCCCTGACCAGGTGGTGCTGAGCGCCGGCGCCCAGGCCGCGCTGGTCACCTGCCTCTCCGCCACGACGACGCCCGGTGAGCGCATTCTCATCGAGCCCCTGACCTATCCCACCATGCAGCCGCTCTGCCGGCAATTCGGCCTTCAGACCCGCCCCTTGCAGAACGACGCCGAAGGCATCACGCCGGAGTCGCTCGAACACTTTGCCAAACGCGGCGAGGCGCGCATCGTCTATCTGGTGCCGACGCTGCAGAATCCGACGACCGCCACGCTGTCGCTCGAACGGCGCCAGGCGATCGCCGATATCATCCGGCGCTACGACCTCACGCTCATCGAGGACGACGTGTTCCGCCTGCTCTCCGACGATCCGCCGCCGCCGATCCAGACCTTCGCGCCGGAGCGCACCTATTTCATCACCAGCCTGTCGAAGACGACGGCGCCGGGCCTGCGCATGGCCTTCATGGCGCCGCCGCCGGGCGCCACCGAAGCGCTCAACCGCCAGCAGATGATCATCGGTGGAAGGCCCAACGGGCTTTCCGCCGAGCTCGCCAGCCGCTGGATCGAGAACGGCGTCGCCGAGCGCGCTCTGGCCGGCATCCGCGAAGAACTCCAGATACGCCGCGATATTGCCCTCGAGCATCTGCGCGGCCTCAAGGTCGAGTGCCGGCCGGGCGCGATGTTCGCCTGGATTACGTTGCCCAATTACTGGCGGCCGGGCGATTTCGTCGCCGCTGCTCTCGCCAGTGGCATCAAGGTGACGCCCGGCACGGTCTTCGTCACCGATCCGTCCGTTCAGCAGAATGCGATACGCGCCTGCTTCGGGCCTGCGCCGGCGCGCGAGATGGTGCGCGATGCCTTCGAGAAGCTGCGCGGCCTCATCGACAAATGCCCGGTGGACGACTGCCACACGATGGCGTGA
- a CDS encoding heavy metal translocating P-type ATPase — protein MMQKTKGHGHTPHDHAHHGHSHHQHGAAPQNGKVKDPVCGMDVDPATAKHMLTHQGGHFYFCSAGCKAKFEAEPQRYVEPRAETKPVDPTAIYTCPMHPEIRQVGPGSCPICGMALEPEMATAESGPNPELADMTRRFWIGLVLTVPVFVLEMGAHLFPALMHSIPAGISNWVQLVLATPVVLWAGFPFFERGWRSLVTRNLNMFTLIAMGTGVAWTFSVIATLLPSLFPEALRNHDGSVPVYFEAAAVITVLVLLGQVLELRARDQTSGAIKALLGLAPKTARRIAADGSEAEVALDLVEAGDILRVRPGEKVPVDGEVVDGRSSVDESMITGESMPVTKTPGAKVTGGTINQTGALTMRALKVGRETMLARIVQMVSEAQRSRAPIQRLADQVSGWFVPLVIVIAVLAFAAWMLMGPEPRLSYALLAAVSVLIIACPCALGLATPMSIMVGVGKGAENGILIKNAEALERLEKADALVVDKTGTLTEGKPKVTRIVAAPGLDETELLRLAAGVERASEHPLALAIVTAAEEKKLVLPEVKDFDSPTGKGALGKVEGKKITLGNATFLKSEGVDTSGLAGEAEKLRQDGATAIFIGVDGKAAGVIAIADPIKASTPAALKALREAKIRIVMLTGDNRTTAEAVARQLGITEVEADVLPDQKAQIVKRLQSEGRVVAMAGDGVNDAPALAAADIGIAMGKGTDVAIESAGVTLLHGDLMGIAEARRLSQATMRNIRENLLFAFIYNAAGVPVAAGVLYPTFGLLLSPMIAAAAMALSSVSVIGNALRLRMMKL, from the coding sequence ATGATGCAAAAGACAAAAGGCCATGGCCATACCCCTCACGACCACGCTCACCATGGTCATAGCCATCATCAGCATGGCGCGGCACCGCAGAACGGCAAGGTGAAGGACCCGGTCTGCGGCATGGACGTCGATCCGGCCACCGCCAAGCATATGCTCACGCATCAGGGCGGGCACTTCTATTTCTGCTCGGCCGGCTGCAAGGCGAAATTCGAGGCGGAGCCGCAGCGCTATGTCGAGCCCAGGGCCGAAACCAAGCCGGTCGACCCCACCGCCATCTATACCTGCCCGATGCATCCCGAGATCCGGCAGGTCGGTCCCGGTTCCTGCCCGATCTGCGGCATGGCGCTGGAGCCGGAAATGGCGACCGCCGAAAGCGGCCCTAACCCTGAGCTCGCCGACATGACGCGGCGCTTCTGGATCGGCCTCGTTCTCACCGTGCCGGTCTTCGTGCTTGAAATGGGCGCGCATCTCTTTCCGGCGCTCATGCATTCGATCCCGGCCGGCATCTCGAACTGGGTACAGCTCGTGCTCGCGACCCCGGTCGTGCTGTGGGCGGGATTTCCCTTCTTCGAACGCGGCTGGCGCTCGCTGGTCACCCGCAACCTCAATATGTTCACGCTCATCGCCATGGGCACCGGCGTCGCCTGGACCTTCAGCGTGATCGCGACACTGCTGCCCTCCCTGTTCCCCGAGGCGCTGCGCAATCATGACGGCAGCGTCCCGGTCTATTTCGAGGCCGCCGCGGTGATCACCGTGCTGGTGCTGCTCGGCCAGGTGTTGGAATTGCGCGCCCGCGACCAGACATCGGGCGCCATCAAGGCGCTCCTCGGGCTTGCCCCCAAGACGGCGCGACGCATCGCCGCCGATGGCTCGGAAGCCGAAGTGGCGCTCGATCTCGTCGAGGCCGGCGATATTTTGCGAGTGCGCCCGGGCGAGAAGGTGCCGGTCGATGGCGAGGTCGTCGACGGGCGTTCCTCGGTCGATGAATCGATGATCACCGGCGAGTCCATGCCGGTCACCAAGACGCCCGGCGCCAAGGTGACGGGAGGCACCATCAACCAGACCGGCGCCCTCACCATGCGGGCGCTCAAGGTCGGCCGCGAGACCATGCTGGCGCGCATCGTGCAGATGGTGTCCGAAGCGCAACGTTCGCGAGCCCCCATCCAGCGCCTCGCCGATCAGGTGTCGGGCTGGTTCGTGCCACTGGTCATTGTCATCGCGGTGCTTGCCTTCGCCGCCTGGATGCTGATGGGGCCGGAGCCGCGCCTCTCCTATGCGCTGCTCGCCGCCGTCTCCGTGCTGATCATCGCCTGCCCCTGCGCGCTCGGCCTCGCAACACCCATGTCGATCATGGTGGGCGTCGGCAAGGGCGCCGAGAATGGCATCCTCATCAAGAATGCCGAGGCGCTGGAGCGCCTGGAGAAAGCCGACGCGCTGGTCGTCGACAAGACCGGCACGCTCACCGAGGGCAAGCCGAAAGTGACGCGCATCGTCGCCGCGCCCGGCCTCGACGAGACCGAGCTCCTGCGGCTCGCCGCCGGCGTCGAGCGCGCCTCCGAGCACCCGCTCGCTCTGGCGATCGTCACAGCAGCCGAAGAGAAGAAGCTCGTCCTGCCCGAGGTCAAGGATTTCGACTCGCCGACCGGCAAGGGTGCCCTGGGCAAGGTCGAGGGCAAGAAGATCACACTCGGCAATGCCACCTTCCTCAAATCGGAAGGCGTCGACACCTCAGGCCTCGCCGGCGAGGCGGAGAAGCTGCGCCAGGACGGCGCCACCGCGATCTTCATCGGCGTTGACGGCAAGGCGGCAGGCGTCATCGCCATCGCCGATCCGATCAAGGCAAGCACACCTGCGGCGCTCAAAGCACTGCGCGAGGCGAAGATCCGCATCGTGATGCTAACTGGCGACAACCGCACGACGGCGGAAGCCGTCGCCCGCCAGCTTGGCATCACCGAGGTGGAGGCCGATGTGCTGCCCGACCAGAAGGCCCAAATCGTCAAGCGCCTTCAGAGCGAAGGCCGCGTCGTCGCCATGGCGGGCGACGGCGTGAATGACGCGCCGGCGCTGGCCGCCGCCGATATCGGCATCGCCATGGGCAAGGGCACCGACGTCGCCATCGAAAGTGCAGGCGTCACCTTGTTGCACGGCGATCTCATGGGCATCGCCG
- a CDS encoding metal-sensitive transcriptional regulator gives MKAETKQSCLKRLGRIEGQVRGVARMVEESRYCIDVMTQISAIRAALKRVEEEVLKDHVAHCVEDAMISGNKDEQRRKLAELLDVLGRLQN, from the coding sequence ATGAAGGCCGAAACCAAACAATCGTGTCTGAAGCGGCTGGGGCGGATCGAGGGCCAGGTGCGCGGTGTGGCACGCATGGTCGAGGAAAGCCGCTATTGCATCGATGTGATGACGCAGATCTCCGCCATCCGCGCGGCCTTGAAGCGCGTCGAGGAGGAAGTTCTGAAGGACCATGTCGCCCATTGCGTCGAGGACGCGATGATCTCGGGCAACAAGGACGAGCAGCGCCGCAAGCTCGCCGAGCTCCTGGACGTACTCGGAAGGCTGCAAAATTGA
- a CDS encoding aspartate aminotransferase family protein: MNKHAGAAQWDPSPNNLEPFWMGFTPNRAFKKKPRLIARAKDMHYYDMTGRPILDATAGLWCSNAGHCRDRIVEAIQKQAAELDFAPTFQFGHPKVFELSSRLATLAPGDLNYAFFCNSGSEAADTALKIALAYHRAKGEASRTRLIGRERGYHGVNFGGISVGGMVANRKFFGTMLAGVDHLPHTYNRAEQAFTKGEPKWGGHLADELERLVALHDASTIAAVIVEPMAGSTGVLPPPVGYLKKLRQICDKYGILLIFDEVITGFGRLGYPFAAERFGVIPDMITFAKGVTSGAVPMGGVMVRQHIYDAFMNGPDHAIELFHGYTYSGHPIAAAAGVATLEVYKEEDLFERALKLEDKWADAAMSLKGKPHVADIRTIGLVAAIDLNPIDGAPGKRAYDAMEKGFHDYGIMLRITADTIALSPPLIMKEEQIGEIFEDKLPKVLAAI; encoded by the coding sequence ATGAATAAGCACGCGGGCGCAGCCCAGTGGGATCCGTCACCCAACAATCTTGAGCCGTTCTGGATGGGCTTCACCCCCAATCGCGCTTTCAAGAAGAAACCGCGCCTCATCGCCCGCGCCAAGGACATGCATTATTACGACATGACCGGCCGCCCGATTCTCGATGCCACGGCGGGCCTGTGGTGCTCCAATGCCGGCCATTGCCGCGACCGCATTGTCGAGGCGATCCAGAAGCAGGCGGCCGAGCTCGACTTCGCGCCGACCTTCCAGTTCGGCCATCCCAAAGTGTTCGAGCTTTCCTCGCGCCTCGCCACTCTGGCGCCGGGCGACCTGAACTACGCCTTCTTCTGCAATTCGGGATCGGAAGCCGCCGATACGGCGTTGAAGATCGCGCTCGCCTATCACCGCGCCAAGGGCGAGGCCTCGCGCACCCGTCTGATCGGCCGCGAGCGCGGCTATCACGGTGTCAATTTCGGTGGCATCAGCGTCGGCGGCATGGTCGCCAACCGCAAGTTCTTCGGCACGATGCTCGCCGGCGTCGATCACCTGCCGCACACCTACAACCGCGCCGAGCAGGCCTTCACCAAGGGGGAGCCGAAATGGGGCGGCCACCTCGCCGACGAACTCGAGCGTCTGGTGGCGCTGCATGACGCCTCCACCATCGCCGCCGTCATCGTCGAGCCGATGGCGGGCTCGACCGGCGTCCTGCCGCCGCCCGTCGGCTATCTCAAGAAGCTGCGCCAGATCTGCGACAAATACGGCATCCTGCTCATCTTCGACGAAGTGATCACCGGCTTCGGCCGTCTGGGCTACCCCTTCGCCGCCGAGCGCTTCGGCGTCATCCCGGACATGATCACTTTCGCCAAGGGCGTCACCTCGGGCGCCGTCCCGATGGGCGGCGTGATGGTGCGTCAGCATATCTATGATGCGTTCATGAACGGCCCCGATCACGCGATCGAGTTGTTCCACGGCTACACCTACTCCGGCCATCCGATCGCCGCCGCCGCCGGCGTCGCGACGCTCGAGGTCTACAAGGAAGAAGACCTCTTCGAGCGCGCCTTGAAGCTCGAAGACAAGTGGGCGGATGCCGCCATGTCGCTCAAGGGCAAGCCGCATGTGGCGGATATCCGCACCATAGGTCTTGTCGCCGCGATCGACCTCAATCCGATCGACGGAGCGCCCGGCAAGCGCGCCTATGACGCCATGGAGAAGGGTTTCCACGACTATGGCATCATGTTGCGTATCACCGCCGACACAATCGCTTTGTCGCCGCCTCTGATCATGAAGGAAGAGCAGATCGGCGAGATTTTCGAGGACAAGCTGCCGAAAGTCCTCGCTGCAATCTGA